CCAACCCGGTGCTCTCGGCCAACGACAAGGCCTTCATCGGCGGCGCGCGCGCCTACCCCAAGCCGGCGCCAACCGTGATCGATGCGAAGGAACTCAAGGTCGGCGCGACCCGGCGCACCTCGGCCGCCATCGGCCAGTTCGGCGAGGAAGACCTGTTCCAGTTCACCGTGTCCGACGGCGGCAGCCACACCGTGGACACGCGCGGCTCCACCGACGTGGTGATGAAGCTCTTCGGCCCCGACAGCGCGACCGCCGTCATCGCCGAAGACGACGACAGCGGCGTGGACACCAACGCGCTCATCCGCGCCGACCTGATCCCCGGGCGTTATTACGTGCAGGTGCGGCACTACAACCGCGCCAACGGCATGGGCAAGTACACGGTGAAGGTGCGCAAAGCCTGAAGTCTCGAGCGCCGCCCAGGGCGGCCCATGGGCGCAAAGCGAATAGCAGCCTTGCCGGGCGCGTGGTAGTGCGCACCCGTTGCGGTCCCTAGACTGCGCGGGCCGGCCGTTGCTCGGCAATGCCATCTTCAGGAGACACCATGAATTCAAAAGCCCGCACCTTGTCGGGACTCACCTGCGCCGTCCTCTCGGGCGCCGCCCTGCTGGCCACCGTACCCGTCGCAGCCCAGGCGCAGAACTACCCCAACCGCCCGATCACCCTGCTCGTGGGCTACGTGCCCGGCGGCCCGGTGGACGCGGCCGCGCGCATCATCCAGGCACCGTTGCAAAAGCGCCTGGGCCAACCGGTGGTGATCGAGAACCGCGGCGGCGCCTCGGGCGCCTTGGCCGCGGCAGCCGTGGCCAAGGCACAGCCCGATGGCTACACCCTCTTCTTCGCCGCCAGCGCCACGCAGACCATCGCGCCGCACGTGCAGAAGTCCATGCCCTACGACCCGCTCAAGGACTACACGCCGGTGGGCCTGGTGCTCAATGCACCCAACGTCCTGATGGTGGGCACCAGCCTGCCGATCAAGTCGATGCAGGAGCTCACCGCCTACGCCAAGGCCCACCCCGACAAGACCACCTTCGGATCGGCCGGCCCCGGTGCTTCGAACCACCTGGCAGGCGAGCTGCTCAAGAAGACCACCGGTGCGCCCATGCTGCACGTGCCCTACAAGGGCAACGCAGCCGCGATGACCGACGTGATGGCCGGCACGCTCACCTTCATGTTCGATGCCATCAGCACCGGCGCAGCCGCTGCTGCGGGCAAACGCGTCGTGCCAGTGGCCGTGACCTCGGCCAAGCGCCACCCGCTGTTGCCCAACGTGCCCACCATGGCCGAAGCCGGCATTGCGAACTTCGTCGTCGGCAGCTTCTACGCACTCGAAGGCCCGCCCGGCCTGCCGGCGAACATCGTGCAGACCTTGAACACCGCGCTGCGCGACGTGCTGGCCGATCCGGACGTGCAAAAGCGCATGGTCGACGCGGGCTATGAGGTCACGCCCTCTTCCGCCGATGAACTTGCGGCGAAAGTAAAAGCCGAACATGCGCGCTGGGGTGAGGTGGCCAAAGGGCTCACGTTCGAATAAACGCTTGAACCTGATGAAATACAAGACCGTCGGCCGCACCGGCCTGAAGGTGTCCAGCCTGTGTTTGGGCACCATGTTGTTCCCGAACGATCCGCAGGCTTCGCGCGCCATCTTCGCCAAGAGCCTTGACGCCGGCATCAACTTCTTCGACTGCGCCAACTCCTATGGCGGCGGTGGCAAGTCCGAGGAGCTGCTGGGCGACTGCATCGCCGAGCACAGGTGCCGCGACGAGATCGTGCTGATCTCCAAGGTGTGCCGCCCGATGGGCGCACATGTGAACAACCAGGGCCTCTCGCGCTGGCACATCCTGCGCGAGGCCGAGGCCAGCTTGAAGCGCCTGAAGACCGACCGCATCGACTTCTATTTCGCGCACCACTACGACCCGCTCACGCCGATCGACGAAACGCTGCGCGCCTTCGACGACCTGCAGCGCCAGGGCAAGATCCTCTACCCGGCCGTGAGCAACTGGTCGGCGTGGCGCATTGCCAAGGCGCTGGGCATCTCGGCCAGGGAGTCGCTCGCGCGCTTCGAGCTGATCCAGCCCATGTACAACCTGGTCAAGCGGCAGGCCGAGCACGAGTTGTTTCCGCTGGCCGAGTCCGAGCAAATGGGTGCCGTGGTGTTCAGCCCACTGGCCAGCGGTCTGCTCACCGGCCTGTACGGCGTGAACCGCAGCCCCGACCAGGGCCGCCTGCTGCAGGCGCGCTATGCCGAACGTTATTCGGACAGCGCCAACTTCGAAATCGCCGACCGCTTCACCGCCTTCGCACAAGAGCGTGGCGTCGCGCCCGCCACGCTGGCCGTGGCCTGGGCCATGTCGCATCCGGCGGTGACAGCCCCCATCATCGGCCCCGACAACGTGGAGCAGTTGCAGGGCTATCTCGATGCCGCTGCGCTGGACATGAGCCCTTCGCTGCGCGACGAGATCACCGCGCTGGCCATTCCCTTTGAGTACGGTGTCGAACGCACCGTCGATTGATTCCCGAGTTTCGAGAAGAGAAGTTATTGACCATGACCGCTACACGCATCGAATTGCTGATCAACCAACGTGACGCGCCCGGCGCGTCCTACCTGGACGTGATCGATCCCGGCCGAACCGCAGACGTCGTCGGCCAGGTTGCCCAGGCCAATGCCGCGCAGGTGGACGAGGCCGTGCAGGCCGCGCACGCCGCTTTCCACGGCTGGAGCCGCACACCCTTGTCCGAACGCATCGCCCTGTTGAAGACAGCGGCCGATCTGCTCGACGCCGAAGGCCCTCAGGTGGCCGAGCTGATGGCGCTGGAGTCGGGCATGCTGATCGGCACCAACAAAGCCGAGGTCGGCATGGCGGCCAACATCGTGCGCGACAACGCCGATCTCGCCACCGATTTTCTGCAGCCTTACCAGGTCGAAGACGCCAACAGCTGGGTCAGCGTGGAGAAGCGGCCGATGGGCGTGATCGCGGGCATCGTCTCGTGGAACGCACCGGTCATCCTCACCATGCGCAAGCTCGCGCCCGCGCTGGTGTGCGGCAATACCATCGTCATCAAACCCTCGCCCACGGCGGCCATGGGCATCTCGCTGTTGCTCAAGAAGATGGCCGCGCTGTTCCCCCCGGGCGTGATCAACGTGGTGCACGGCGGTGCAGAAGTGGGCAACGCGCTCACGACGCACCCGCTGGTGCGCAAGGTTTCGTTCACCGGCGGCGGCAAGGTGGCCAGCAGCATCATGCGGGCTGCGGCCAAGTCCATGAAGGACGTGCAGTTCGAGCTCGGCGGCAACGACCCGGCCATCGTGCTGGACGACGCCGATCTCGACGATCTCATGCCCAAGCTGGTGGGTGGCATCTTCCGCCGCTCGGGCCAGTTCTGCTTCGCGGTCAAACGTGTCTATGTGCCCGAAGCGCTGTACGACACGTTCTTCGAGCGCCTGTGCGCCGAGGTGAACAAGTTCAAGGTGGGCCACCCCTTGAACCCACAGGCCACCTTCGGCCCGATGAACAACCCTGCGCAGTGGCAGTTCATCCAGGACCTGATCGCGCGCACGCGCGCCGCAGGTGCCGAGGTGATCGAACTGGGCGAAGTGCTCGACCCTGCCAGTTGGAACGATGGCTACTACCTGCGCCCGGCCGTGGTCAAGCATGCCGACCCCGACCTTGAAGTCGTGCTCACCGAACAGTTCGGGCCGGTGATTCCGGTGGTGGCTTACCGCAGCGAAGACGATGTGATCCGCATGGCCAATCAAACCGAGTTGGGCCTGGGCTCCAGCGTCTGGTCGCGCGACACCACGCGCGCGTTGGCCGTGGCGCGCCAGCTCGAAGCGGGCATGACCTTCATCAACCAGGCCGGCACCTCGCGCCTGGGCCAGAAGAACATTCCGTTCGGTGGCGTCAAGCAAAGCGGCATCGGCCGCGAAAGCTCCGTGGTGGGCTTGGCCGAGTACGTGGAGTACCACGGCATCAACGTCCACAAGTAAGCGGACAAGGTCAGGCCGTGGGGGCCCAGGAATACTTCGCGGGCCTGCCCACCCGCCTCTGGCCAAGGGCTTGGGGCGCTGGCCCGGGGGAGCCTTTGCGCAGGCGAGGAGCGCAGTGCGCACAGGTTGCCGCGCGCAGCGCGGTCAAGTTCGCGTGTTTGAGCGCAGCGAGTTTGCGAACTTGCCTGTGTGCGCGAGCACCGCAGCGAACCCCGAAGGGGCTGCGCATCGGCGCCCACGGGTCAGCGCCCCAAGCCCTTGGCGCGCACACCCACCACCCTCACCCCGACCCTCTCCCGCGCAGCGGAAGAGGGAGCAAGGCACTCAGGCGGCAACAGCTTCGGCCGGCGCCACCACCGGCTGGCGGATCAGGTAATCGAACGCGCTGAGCGCCGCCGTCGAACCCGCACCCGCGGCCACCACGATCTGCTTGTACGGAACCGTCGTGCAGTCACCCGCCGCAAACACGCCATCCACATTCGTGTGGCCCTTGGCATCGATCTCGATCTCGCCAAAGCGGCTCAACGCCACCGTGCCTTTGAGGAATTCGGTGTTGGGCACCAGGCCGATCTGCACGAACACACCTTCGAGTTCGACGTGGTGCTGCTCGCCGCTCACGCGGTCCTTGAAGCTCAGACCATTGACTTTGCCCTCGGCTCCGGTGATCTCGGTGGTCTGCGCGTTCACGTGGATGTCCACGTTGGGCAGGCTCTTGAGCTTGCTCACCAGCACCGCGTCGGCCTTGAGCGCATCGGCGAACTCGACCAGCGTCACGTGCTTCACGATGCCGGCCAAGTCGATGGCTGCTTCAACGCCCGAGTTGCCACCACCGATCACCGCCACGCGCTTGCCCTTGAACAACGGGCCATCGCAGTGCGGGCAGTAGGCCACGCCCTTGTTCTTGTACTCGGCCTCGCCGGGCACGTTCACGTTGCGCCAGCGCGCACCGGTGGACAGGATCACGCTGCGCGCACTCAGGGTGCCGCCGTGGGTCATCTGCACTTGCACCAGGCCGTTGGGTTCGCTCGCGGGAATGAGCTTGGCCGCGGTCTGGAGGTTCATGATCTCCACGTCGTAGTGGCGCACCTGTGCTTCGAGCGCCGCGGCGAACGCCGGGCCGTTGGTCTCGATGACGCTGGGGTAGTTTTCGATGCCCATGGTGTCGTTGACCTGGCCACCGAAGCGCTCGGCCGCCACGCCCACGCGAATGCCCTTGCGCGCCGCGTACACCGCCGCTGCCGCGCCGGCCGGGCCACCGCCGACGATGAGCACGTCGTACGGTTCCTTGGCATCGAGCTTGGCAGCCTCGCGGGCATCGGCGTTCACGTCGAGCTTGGCGACGATCTCCTCCACCGTCATGCGGCCCGAACCGAACTCCTTGCCGTTGAGGAAGACGATCGGCACAGCCATGATCTCCCGCTCGGTCACTTCGTTCTGGAACGCACCGCCTTCGATGACCGTGGTCTTGACCTTGGGGTTCAGGATCGCCATCAGGCTCAGCGCCTGCACCACGTCCGGGCAGTTGTGGCAAGTCAGGGACATGTAGACCTCGAAGTTGAAGTCACCGTCCAGCGCCTGGATCTGTTCGATCACATCCGGCTCGACCTTGGGCGGGTGACCACCGGTCCACAGCAGCGCCAGCACCAAGGAGGTGAACTCGTGGCCCAGCGGCAGACCGGCAAAGCGCAGCGATGTGTCGCTGCCCGCGCGCTGCAGGGTGAAGGACGGCTTGCGCCCGTCCTGCCCGTCGGTCTTGACGGTGATCTTGTCGCTGCGCAGGCCCTGGATGGTCTGCAGCAGATCGCGCATTTCCCGGGAGTTCTCAGAGTCGCTCAGGGAGGCGACGATCTCGAAGGGTTGTGTCACGCGCTCGAGATACGCGCCGAGTTGTGCCTTGAGGTTGTCGTCCAACATGGTGAATTTCCTTTCTAAGCGACTTTGGGAACCGGCCTCCTCATGGGTTGAAAGGCGGCCAGGGAGCGACCCCGCAGGCCTTCTGGGCCCACGGGTTCTGCAACTTCAAACCGGAGAGGCGTGGCCTCATCTCGGATCGGGGATGGGAATCAGATCTTGCCGACCAGGTCCAGCGAAGGCGCAATGGTCTTGGCGCCTTCGTTCCACTTGGCGGGGCAGACTTCACCAGGGTGAGCGGCGGTGTACTGGGCAGCCTTGAGCTTGCGCAGCGTTTCCTTCACGTCACGGGCGATTTCGTTGGAGTGGATTTCCAGCGTCTTGATCGTGCCCTTCGGATCGATGATGAAGGTGCCGCGCAGCGCCAGGCCTTCTTCGTCGATGTGCACGTCGAAGTTCTTGGTCAGTTGGTGCGTCGGGTCGCCCACCAGGAAGAACTGGGACTTGCCCACGGCGGGCGAGGTTTCGTGCCACACCTTGTGCGAGAAGTGCGTGTCGGTCGTGACGATGTAGACCTCGGCACCCAGCTTCTGGAACTCGGCGTAGTTGTCGGCCGCGTCTTCTACTTCGGTCGGGCAGTTGAAGGTGAAAGCCGCCGGCATGAAGATCAGAACCGACCACTTGCCTTGCAGGTCTTTCTCGGTGATGTCAACGAACTTGCCTTGCTTGAAGGCCGTGGTCTTGAAAGGCAAAACGGTGGTGTTGATCAGGGACATGGGTTTTCCTTGGGTTGGGTTAAGAAAAGAGGGAGCGATTCAGAAAGCTTTCCAAATCGCCATGCGGTGAATGATAGCAAACAACTAACGATCTCCAGGATTGATAGTCTTTATTCGGCCAATAGCTTTTTTGTTGCCATGAACCGCCCACCGCCGGGGCGACCGTGAGGTTTACCACATCCACAAGTCTGCGCCACCGCCAGGTTCTTAGCTGGCGGCAAGGGCCATCGACGTTCCTCGCACGCAACAGCGCGCAAAGTGGATTTCGCTTATCACGCAAAAATTATCAGAAACTTAACAAGAATCGTTTTCATTTGTAATAATGGCGGCAGTTGCCAGCCAGCCGCCCCTGAATCCGTCCTTTCGTGGATGTGTGCACCGAGTGGGAAGCACGCCAGCCCTTCCCTCCATCCACACATGCATACGCAAGGATTTTTCGATGTCGCAAGCACATCCCTCGCCGACCGTCCGGCGCGGCGTCACCTCGGCCACCCGTTTCCCGCTGCGCGCCACGGCCGTGGCCTGCGGGCTCTTCCTTTTGGGCGCTGCCGCTCAGGCGCAACAGGCCGAAACCACCTTGCCCGAAGTCGTCGTGTCGGCCTCGGGCTTCGAGCAGAAGATCACCGATGCGCCGGCTTCCATTTCGGTCATCACGCAGGAAGAACTGGCGAAGAAGCCCTATCTGACGCTGCTGGACGCGGTGCGCGACGTCGAAGGCGTGGACGTCGGCGAGACCCGCGACAAGACCGGCCAGGGCACGATCTCCATGCGCGGCATGGGCTCGGACTACACCCTCATCCTGGTCGACGGCAAACGCCAGAACAACCACGGCGACATCTACCCGAACAACTTCGGTGGCAACCAGTTCGGCCACGTACCACCGATGGACGCCATCGAGCGCATCGAAGTCATCCGCGGCCCGGCCTCCACGCTCTACGGCGCCGACGCCATGGGCGGGGTGATCAACATCATCACCAAGAAGGTCGCCCACAAATGGAGCGCCTCCGTCACGCACGGCCGCACCTTCGAGACCGATGACGCCTACGGCAACGACCGCACCACCGACTTTTATCTCTCCGGCCCGCTCGTGGAGGGGAAGATCGGCCTGACCCTGCGCGGCAGCGTGTACAACCGCGACGCCTCCAACCCGCGCTACGCCTCGGTGGCCGATCCGGCCGGGTTCGTGTGGGACCGCTCACTGGGCTTTGGCGGCGGCGGCAAGACCGTGGACAATGAAAACAAGGCCCTGGGTGCGCGGCTGTCCTGGGCACTCACGGACAGGCAGACGGTGTATTTCGACGTCGACACCTCGCGCCAGACCTACGACAACACGCCCCGCATCAACGACGCCGGCGTGGCCGAATACCCGGTCGGCACGGTGGACGACTACGCCGCCATGCTGCGGCTGGGCACGGGCGCCAACAACGGCCGCGTGGAGCCACGGGCTGGCTATGCCCCCCAGCAGGAATTCACGCGCGACACCTTCTCGGTCACGCACGAAGGCAAGTGGAGCATCGGCAAGAGCACGGTCTCGCTCTCGCACATCGCCACCAACAACAACGGCCGCACCCTGCCCTTCAACGTGGCCGAACGCCAGAGCCTGCAAACGCTGTGGAACACCGCCTGCGTGAGCGCGGGTGGCACCGTGGGCGGCTCGGGCTATTGCCCGACGACGGGCACCGGCTTCAACAACAACCAGTCCGAAGCCCAGAAGCTGGCCTTCATGCAGGCCAACCTGTCGCCGGCCGAGTACGCCGCGCTGCTGGCCTACCTGCCGCGCCCCAAGCGCACGATGGAGAGCCGCCAATGGACCCTCGACGGCAAGCTGGACATCCCGCTGGGCAACCACATGGTGGTCGTCGGCGCCCAGGCCATCCGCGGTGAGCTGGAAGACGGCGTGTTCGGCATGGAGGCCGGAACACCGGGCGGCGTGCAGAAGCACAACATGATCTCCGTCTTTGCGGAAGACAGCTGGAACATCGTGCCTCCCTTCGTGCTCACCAGCGGCCTGCGCTACGACCACCACAACGTGTTCGGCAACCACGTGAGCCCGCGCCTGTACGGCGTGTACACGATCAACCCGAGCTGGACCGTCAAGGGTGGCGCGGCCACCGGCTTCAAGACGCCCAAGACCACCCAGCTGTACGACGGCGTGACCGGCTTCGGCGGCCAGGGCGTGAGTCCCATGTTCGGCAACCCGAACCTCAAGCCCGAGACCAGCCTGAGCAATGAAATCGCGGTGTACTGGCAGCATCCCCGCGGCCACAGCTTCAACGCCACATACTTCCACAACGCCTTCGACGACAAGATCGCCAGCCAGCCCTGCGGCCCTGGCGAGGCTCAGGCCTGCAACACCACGGGCGACTTTGGCTCGATCGGATATGGCCCCAGCGCCAGCCGCTCGACCAACATCGACAAGGTGGTGATCCAGGGCGTGGAGCTCGCCGGCCGCTGGCAGATCGCCCGCCACTGGGGCCTGCGCGGCAACTACACCTACACGGACAGCCAGCAGAAGAGCGGCACGGAACGCGGCCTGCCCCTGGGCAACACCGCCAAGCACATGTTCAACGCCTCGGTGGACTGGCAAGCCAGCGACAAGCTGAGCTTCCTGCTGAGCATGCAGGCCTTCCAGGACCGGTTCGACAAGCTGCACCCCATCACGAACCAGCGCGTGAACTTCAAGGACTACCACGTCTTCAACCTGGGCGCCTCGTACCAGATCAGCAAGAACGTGACCTTGAACGGCCGCATCAACAACCTGTTCGACCGCAACTTCACCAGCTACCGCGCCGAATTCCGCGACCTCGACGGCAACGGCAATTTCCAGGGCACCAACGAAGCCCTGTTCTTCGACGACTACAACAACAAGGAAAAGGCCCGCAGTTTCTGGGTCAGCCTGAACGTGCGTTTCTGACGCCACCGCGAAGCGCTGAACAAACCGTTTCAGCGTCCCGCGCCACGGCCTGCCGGCCCTGGCGCTTTTCGGCGTTTCCACAACAATTGGGAAGAATTGTGAATAGGAATGATTTTTATTTGTAATAATTCACCGCGAAGCCAGCCTTAGCCCCCGACTGCCGACTTGCCTTGCCCTTGCGGGGTGATGTTGCGATGTGGACGCGCGCCAGCCAGATCACCATCGCATCCCGCAAGGACAACCTCCATGGCACACATTCGCAGTCGCAAACACAACAAACCCATCCAGCTCCTGGCGCTTCTCGCCGCGTCCGTTCCCGCCGCCGGCATGGCGCAGACCACCACCACCTTGCCCACGGTGACCGTGAA
The sequence above is a segment of the Hydrogenophaga sp. BPS33 genome. Coding sequences within it:
- the ahpF gene encoding alkyl hydroperoxide reductase subunit F → MLDDNLKAQLGAYLERVTQPFEIVASLSDSENSREMRDLLQTIQGLRSDKITVKTDGQDGRKPSFTLQRAGSDTSLRFAGLPLGHEFTSLVLALLWTGGHPPKVEPDVIEQIQALDGDFNFEVYMSLTCHNCPDVVQALSLMAILNPKVKTTVIEGGAFQNEVTEREIMAVPIVFLNGKEFGSGRMTVEEIVAKLDVNADAREAAKLDAKEPYDVLIVGGGPAGAAAAVYAARKGIRVGVAAERFGGQVNDTMGIENYPSVIETNGPAFAAALEAQVRHYDVEIMNLQTAAKLIPASEPNGLVQVQMTHGGTLSARSVILSTGARWRNVNVPGEAEYKNKGVAYCPHCDGPLFKGKRVAVIGGGNSGVEAAIDLAGIVKHVTLVEFADALKADAVLVSKLKSLPNVDIHVNAQTTEITGAEGKVNGLSFKDRVSGEQHHVELEGVFVQIGLVPNTEFLKGTVALSRFGEIEIDAKGHTNVDGVFAAGDCTTVPYKQIVVAAGAGSTAALSAFDYLIRQPVVAPAEAVAA
- the ahpC gene encoding alkyl hydroperoxide reductase subunit C, giving the protein MSLINTTVLPFKTTAFKQGKFVDITEKDLQGKWSVLIFMPAAFTFNCPTEVEDAADNYAEFQKLGAEVYIVTTDTHFSHKVWHETSPAVGKSQFFLVGDPTHQLTKNFDVHIDEEGLALRGTFIIDPKGTIKTLEIHSNEIARDVKETLRKLKAAQYTAAHPGEVCPAKWNEGAKTIAPSLDLVGKI
- a CDS encoding aldo/keto reductase; the protein is MKYKTVGRTGLKVSSLCLGTMLFPNDPQASRAIFAKSLDAGINFFDCANSYGGGGKSEELLGDCIAEHRCRDEIVLISKVCRPMGAHVNNQGLSRWHILREAEASLKRLKTDRIDFYFAHHYDPLTPIDETLRAFDDLQRQGKILYPAVSNWSAWRIAKALGISARESLARFELIQPMYNLVKRQAEHELFPLAESEQMGAVVFSPLASGLLTGLYGVNRSPDQGRLLQARYAERYSDSANFEIADRFTAFAQERGVAPATLAVAWAMSHPAVTAPIIGPDNVEQLQGYLDAAALDMSPSLRDEITALAIPFEYGVERTVD
- a CDS encoding Bug family tripartite tricarboxylate transporter substrate binding protein; translated protein: MNSKARTLSGLTCAVLSGAALLATVPVAAQAQNYPNRPITLLVGYVPGGPVDAAARIIQAPLQKRLGQPVVIENRGGASGALAAAAVAKAQPDGYTLFFAASATQTIAPHVQKSMPYDPLKDYTPVGLVLNAPNVLMVGTSLPIKSMQELTAYAKAHPDKTTFGSAGPGASNHLAGELLKKTTGAPMLHVPYKGNAAAMTDVMAGTLTFMFDAISTGAAAAAGKRVVPVAVTSAKRHPLLPNVPTMAEAGIANFVVGSFYALEGPPGLPANIVQTLNTALRDVLADPDVQKRMVDAGYEVTPSSADELAAKVKAEHARWGEVAKGLTFE
- a CDS encoding aldehyde dehydrogenase family protein: MTATRIELLINQRDAPGASYLDVIDPGRTADVVGQVAQANAAQVDEAVQAAHAAFHGWSRTPLSERIALLKTAADLLDAEGPQVAELMALESGMLIGTNKAEVGMAANIVRDNADLATDFLQPYQVEDANSWVSVEKRPMGVIAGIVSWNAPVILTMRKLAPALVCGNTIVIKPSPTAAMGISLLLKKMAALFPPGVINVVHGGAEVGNALTTHPLVRKVSFTGGGKVASSIMRAAAKSMKDVQFELGGNDPAIVLDDADLDDLMPKLVGGIFRRSGQFCFAVKRVYVPEALYDTFFERLCAEVNKFKVGHPLNPQATFGPMNNPAQWQFIQDLIARTRAAGAEVIELGEVLDPASWNDGYYLRPAVVKHADPDLEVVLTEQFGPVIPVVAYRSEDDVIRMANQTELGLGSSVWSRDTTRALAVARQLEAGMTFINQAGTSRLGQKNIPFGGVKQSGIGRESSVVGLAEYVEYHGINVHK
- a CDS encoding TonB-dependent receptor domain-containing protein, with protein sequence MSQAHPSPTVRRGVTSATRFPLRATAVACGLFLLGAAAQAQQAETTLPEVVVSASGFEQKITDAPASISVITQEELAKKPYLTLLDAVRDVEGVDVGETRDKTGQGTISMRGMGSDYTLILVDGKRQNNHGDIYPNNFGGNQFGHVPPMDAIERIEVIRGPASTLYGADAMGGVINIITKKVAHKWSASVTHGRTFETDDAYGNDRTTDFYLSGPLVEGKIGLTLRGSVYNRDASNPRYASVADPAGFVWDRSLGFGGGGKTVDNENKALGARLSWALTDRQTVYFDVDTSRQTYDNTPRINDAGVAEYPVGTVDDYAAMLRLGTGANNGRVEPRAGYAPQQEFTRDTFSVTHEGKWSIGKSTVSLSHIATNNNGRTLPFNVAERQSLQTLWNTACVSAGGTVGGSGYCPTTGTGFNNNQSEAQKLAFMQANLSPAEYAALLAYLPRPKRTMESRQWTLDGKLDIPLGNHMVVVGAQAIRGELEDGVFGMEAGTPGGVQKHNMISVFAEDSWNIVPPFVLTSGLRYDHHNVFGNHVSPRLYGVYTINPSWTVKGGAATGFKTPKTTQLYDGVTGFGGQGVSPMFGNPNLKPETSLSNEIAVYWQHPRGHSFNATYFHNAFDDKIASQPCGPGEAQACNTTGDFGSIGYGPSASRSTNIDKVVIQGVELAGRWQIARHWGLRGNYTYTDSQQKSGTERGLPLGNTAKHMFNASVDWQASDKLSFLLSMQAFQDRFDKLHPITNQRVNFKDYHVFNLGASYQISKNVTLNGRINNLFDRNFTSYRAEFRDLDGNGNFQGTNEALFFDDYNNKEKARSFWVSLNVRF